Within Raineyella sp. W15-4, the genomic segment GGAGCGGGACCGGGGGCAGGGCGGCCACTGGGTGCCCGATACGGACTCGAGGTCGGCTGGGGGCCCGCCGTTCGGCGGGGACTCGACGGGTGGGACGGACGCGACGTCTCGGTGGGGTGGTCGTCCTCCGGCAGTGGGCCGAGCGCTCGGCGTGCTCGCCGGGGACGGTCGGCACCCGTGTTCTCGGGGGGCTCCGGACCTTCCTCGGGCGGCGGGGCTGCCGCGCGACGGGGCCGAGGCACCTCGGGTACGTTGTCGTCCACTTCAGTCCTTCCAGTCCGGCGTGCCGATCCGGTGCATCGATCCCACCGGTCCGCGGCGGAGCGATGCCGGACGCCGGTCGCCCCCGCAGCGACCCAGACATCCCGGACGGTCACTGGTCGTGTCGACATTACCCGGTGGGGCGTGTCTTTAGCGACCCGTCCTTGCCTTGCACGACAGCATGGAACCGATATGAGCCAGAACAGGAACACCCCGCCCCGCACCCGCCCGGACCTCGGCCGGCCCGGTGGGGCGCCGCGGACGGCCCGCGACGGGCGCGCCCGGGCCGCGGACCAGCCGCACGATGACCTCGTCGAGGGCGTGACCGGCGTACGCCCGGAACTCCCGCCCACCGAGGTGCCGCTGGCCGCCCCCGCTCGTCGTCCCGGGTGGCTGTGGATCCTGGCGGCCGGTGCGGGTGCCGCGATGGTCGGCTGGGTCACCCTGACCGCGCTGGCCTCCGTCGCCTGGCTGACCGCGCCGGTCGGATCGTACGGTGACGTGATCGCCGTCTCGACCCAGCTCTGGTTGGCGGGCCATGGCGGCGGGCTGTACGTCGACGGCACCCGATGGACCCTCGTGCCGTACGGGATCAGCCTGCTCCTGCTCTGGCTGCTCACCCTGGTCAGCGGCGAGGTGCTCCGCCGGCTGCGGGACGCCGAGGAGCCTCGCCTGGCCACGCTGCTCGTCCGCGGCGTCCTCGTCACCCTCACCTACGCCGCCATCGTGGGCGGCGTGGGCCTCGCCCTCGGCAACCCCCGCCAGGGTGCGGCGGGATTCGGCGGTGCCGTCGTCCTCGCCGCGGTCGGCGTCGGGTGGGCCGGCGCCAGGACCTCCGGCCGACGGACGGGCTTCCGGTCGCCGGGCTGGGGGCGGCAGTTGCTGCGGGCCCTGGCCGTGGGCCTGCTCACCCTCACCGTGGTCGGATCGGCGGCACTCGTCACCGGCCTCGTCGCGCACTGGGGCCAGCTGACCGTGCTCACCGGCGCGCTCGGCGGCGGTGTCGTCGGTGGTCTCGGCGCGCTCGTCGCCCAGGCGGCCTACCTGCCCACCAGCATCGTCTGGGCGGTCAGCTACACCCTCGGTGCGGGGTTCGGTCTCGGTGACGGTTCGCTCGTCTCCCCGAGCGACACCCACGTCGGTCTGCTGCCCGGCTGGCCGATCGCCGCCGCGCTCCCGCCGGCCGGTCCCGGGACGCCCTTCGGCCTGGCCTGGCTGGCCGGCGGGGTGGTGGCCGGCGGCCTCGCCGCCTGGGTGTTCCTGCGGGAGCGGCGCCGGATCCGGCCCGACACCGCCACCGCGCTCGGCGGGTGTGTCGGCCTGCTGCTGGGCCTGCTGGTCACCGGCATCGGC encodes:
- a CDS encoding DUF6350 family protein, which codes for MSQNRNTPPRTRPDLGRPGGAPRTARDGRARAADQPHDDLVEGVTGVRPELPPTEVPLAAPARRPGWLWILAAGAGAAMVGWVTLTALASVAWLTAPVGSYGDVIAVSTQLWLAGHGGGLYVDGTRWTLVPYGISLLLLWLLTLVSGEVLRRLRDAEEPRLATLLVRGVLVTLTYAAIVGGVGLALGNPRQGAAGFGGAVVLAAVGVGWAGARTSGRRTGFRSPGWGRQLLRALAVGLLTLTVVGSAALVTGLVAHWGQLTVLTGALGGGVVGGLGALVAQAAYLPTSIVWAVSYTLGAGFGLGDGSLVSPSDTHVGLLPGWPIAAALPPAGPGTPFGLAWLAGGVVAGGLAAWVFLRERRRIRPDTATALGGCVGLLLGLLVTGIGLSTRGDLGMSRLVGLGPRPLELLVLAVTLTTAGGLVTGLGVGIVRWLAGRRAARSVGPTPAIGADPVIGADAADRPDPAE